Proteins encoded together in one Bacteroides ovatus window:
- a CDS encoding DUF4396 domain-containing protein — MLNLIAVFLVCSGIGIAVHIAIDLTHRPQSMKIMNAVWILSALWGSYLALWAYNKFGRSSPMKAEDDGMKMDMSGMKDMSDMKGMDMSGMKDNMEMDMAMQGEMSMQGMQRPYWQSVALSALHCGAGCTLADIIGEWFTNYVPVTVAGSQLFGNWVLDFILALMIGVYFQFYAIREMEKISVGNALARAFKADFFSLLSWQVGMYGWMAIVYFVLFINEPLPKDTWIFWFMMQLAMLFGFFCAYPMNALLIKLGIKKGM; from the coding sequence ATGCTCAATTTAATAGCCGTTTTCTTAGTATGTTCAGGTATCGGAATTGCAGTACATATTGCCATAGACCTGACACATCGTCCGCAATCAATGAAGATAATGAATGCAGTCTGGATATTATCTGCATTATGGGGAAGTTATTTAGCTTTATGGGCGTATAATAAGTTTGGACGGAGTAGTCCGATGAAAGCTGAGGATGATGGGATGAAAATGGATATGTCTGGCATGAAAGATATGTCTGATATGAAGGGAATGGATATGTCCGGTATGAAAGATAATATGGAGATGGATATGGCCATGCAGGGAGAAATGTCGATGCAAGGAATGCAACGTCCTTATTGGCAATCGGTAGCTTTGTCGGCGCTTCATTGTGGTGCAGGATGTACATTGGCAGATATCATAGGAGAGTGGTTCACAAACTATGTTCCTGTAACTGTGGCAGGAAGTCAGCTCTTTGGTAATTGGGTACTTGACTTTATTCTGGCTTTGATGATTGGTGTTTATTTCCAATTCTATGCTATTCGGGAGATGGAAAAAATATCGGTAGGTAATGCCTTGGCTCGTGCTTTCAAAGCGGATTTCTTTTCTCTTTTATCCTGGCAGGTAGGAATGTATGGCTGGATGGCGATTGTCTATTTTGTATTGTTCATCAATGAACCATTACCCAAAGACACATGGATATTCTGGTTTATGATGCAGTTGGCTATGCTTTTCGGTTTCTTCTGTGCATATCCTATGAATGCTCTTCTTATAAAATTAGGTATAAAGAAAGGTATGTAA
- a CDS encoding RNA recognition motif domain-containing protein, which produces MNLYIGNLSYNVKESDLRHVMEEYGTVASVKLITDRETRRSKGFAFIEMPDDAEAAKAIEQLNGAEYVGRSMVVKEALPKN; this is translated from the coding sequence ATGAATTTGTACATTGGAAATCTTAGCTATAATGTTAAGGAATCAGATTTGAGACATGTAATGGAAGAGTATGGAACAGTTGCTTCAGTAAAGTTAATCACAGATCGTGAAACTAGAAGATCAAAAGGTTTTGCGTTTATCGAAATGCCGGATGATGCAGAAGCTGCTAAAGCTATCGAACAATTGAACGGTGCAGAATATGTAGGTCGTTCAATGGTAGTAAAAGAAGCATTGCCAAAGAATTAA
- the sucC gene encoding ADP-forming succinate--CoA ligase subunit beta, whose product MKIHEYQAKEIFSKYGIPVERHTLCRTAAGVIAAYRRMGTDRVVIKAQVLTGGRGKAGGVKLVNNTEDAYQEAKNILGMSIKGLPVNQVLVSEAVDIAAEYYVSYTIDRNTRSVVLMMSASGGMDIEEVARQTPEKIIRYSINPFIGLPDYLARRFAFSLFPQMEQAGKMAAILQELYKIFMENDASLVEVNPLALTKKGTLMAIDAKIVFDDNALYRHPEVHALFDPTEEERIEADAKDKGFSYVHMDGNIGCMVNGAGLAMATMDMIKLYGGQPANFLDIGGSSNPVKVIEAMKLLLQDEKVKVVLINIFGGITRCDDVAMGLLQAFEQINSNIPVIVRLTGTNEHIGRELLRNYSRFQIATTMKEAALMALKA is encoded by the coding sequence ATGAAAATACATGAATATCAAGCGAAAGAGATTTTCTCCAAGTACGGAATACCTGTCGAGAGGCACACTTTATGCCGTACAGCCGCAGGTGTCATAGCCGCTTACCGGAGGATGGGAACAGACAGGGTGGTTATAAAAGCACAGGTATTAACCGGAGGCCGGGGAAAAGCCGGAGGAGTGAAACTGGTAAACAATACGGAAGATGCTTATCAGGAAGCTAAAAATATTCTCGGAATGAGTATTAAAGGACTTCCGGTCAATCAAGTACTGGTTAGTGAGGCGGTAGATATTGCTGCCGAATATTATGTCAGTTACACCATCGACCGAAATACACGTTCTGTCGTTCTGATGATGAGTGCATCCGGCGGTATGGATATCGAAGAAGTAGCCCGTCAAACACCGGAGAAAATCATCCGATATTCAATCAATCCATTTATTGGTCTTCCCGACTATCTGGCAAGGCGTTTTGCTTTCTCCCTCTTTCCTCAAATGGAGCAGGCGGGTAAAATGGCGGCCATCCTTCAGGAACTTTATAAGATCTTCATGGAAAATGATGCATCATTAGTGGAAGTAAATCCGCTGGCACTAACCAAGAAAGGTACGTTGATGGCTATTGACGCAAAGATTGTTTTTGATGACAATGCGCTCTATCGCCATCCGGAGGTACATGCTTTATTTGATCCGACGGAGGAAGAAAGAATAGAAGCAGACGCTAAAGATAAAGGATTCAGTTATGTCCACATGGATGGTAACATCGGTTGTATGGTAAATGGTGCCGGACTCGCTATGGCTACTATGGACATGATTAAACTTTATGGAGGTCAGCCAGCCAATTTTCTCGACATTGGTGGTAGTTCCAATCCTGTCAAGGTAATTGAAGCCATGAAACTTTTATTGCAGGATGAAAAAGTGAAAGTGGTCCTGATTAATATTTTTGGAGGAATCACCCGCTGTGATGATGTAGCAATGGGGCTTCTTCAGGCATTCGAGCAGATAAACAGTAATATACCTGTTATCGTACGGCTTACAGGCACTAATGAGCATATCGGACGGGAACTGTTACGGAATTACAGCCGTTTCCAAATAGCCACAACGATGAAAGAAGCTGCTCTTATGGCTCTGAAAGCATAA
- the thiD gene encoding bifunctional hydroxymethylpyrimidine kinase/phosphomethylpyrimidine kinase: MERHPVILSIAGSDCSGGAGIQADIKTISALGGYAASAITAITIQNTLGVRAVQSIAPDIVRGQIEAVMDDLQPVAIKIGMVNDIQIVRVISDCLQKYSPAYVVYDPVMVSTSGKKLMTDEAIEEIKKELLPLVTLITPNIDEAKVLTGKSIHNIQDMQAAAKMLTDDYHTSILLKGGHLEGDNMCDLLHTSESIYHIYEEKKIESHNLHGTGCTLSSAIATYLAKGYPMRESIQHAKTYITQAIIAGKELNVGHGNGPLWHFPDSVAQMCTFCAVVS, translated from the coding sequence ATGGAACGTCATCCAGTCATTTTATCCATTGCCGGCTCCGATTGTTCGGGAGGCGCAGGTATTCAAGCAGACATAAAAACAATCTCCGCTTTAGGTGGCTATGCGGCATCGGCTATTACTGCCATCACCATACAAAACACACTGGGAGTACGTGCCGTACAATCTATCGCCCCTGACATTGTTCGTGGACAAATAGAAGCAGTGATGGACGACCTGCAACCGGTTGCCATCAAAATAGGAATGGTAAATGATATTCAAATTGTTCGTGTGATTTCCGACTGTTTACAAAAATATTCACCTGCATACGTCGTCTACGATCCGGTAATGGTGTCTACCAGCGGAAAGAAACTCATGACAGATGAAGCTATAGAAGAAATAAAAAAAGAACTTTTGCCGCTTGTGACATTAATCACCCCCAACATCGACGAAGCGAAGGTGCTTACAGGTAAAAGTATTCACAACATTCAAGACATGCAGGCAGCCGCCAAAATGCTGACGGACGATTATCACACTAGCATCTTGTTAAAAGGCGGACATCTGGAGGGAGACAATATGTGCGACCTTTTGCACACGTCCGAATCTATCTATCATATATATGAGGAGAAAAAGATAGAAAGCCATAACCTGCATGGAACCGGGTGTACCCTCTCCTCTGCCATTGCTACTTATCTGGCCAAAGGATACCCCATGCGAGAATCCATCCAGCACGCTAAAACGTATATCACTCAAGCTATTATCGCAGGAAAAGAATTGAATGTCGGACACGGCAACGGCCCTTTATGGCATTTTCCGGACTCCGTTGCACAAATGTGTACATTTTGTGCGGTTGTATCATAA
- the sucD gene encoding succinate--CoA ligase subunit alpha has translation MSILIDKSTRLIVQGITGRDGLFHAKKMKEYGTHVVGGTSPGKGGTDVDGIPVFNTMYDAVEQTKANTSIIFVPARFAADAIMEAADAGIRLIVCIAEGIPTLDVIKAHQFVEQKGAMLIGPNCPGLISPGKSMVGILPGQVFLEGNVGVISRSGTLTYEIVYHLTANGMGQSTAIGIGGDPVVGLHFRQLLEMFQNDPETEAIVLIGEIGGNAEEQAAEYIRNNVTKPVVAFIAGQSAPPGKQMGHAGAIISGSSGSAKEKIESLEAAGIRVAQKPSDIPKLLKR, from the coding sequence ATGAGCATATTAATAGATAAATCCACCCGCCTGATTGTACAGGGAATCACCGGGAGAGACGGGCTTTTCCACGCCAAGAAGATGAAAGAATACGGAACCCATGTTGTTGGAGGAACTTCTCCGGGCAAAGGAGGAACAGATGTAGACGGCATCCCCGTATTCAATACTATGTATGACGCGGTTGAACAAACGAAAGCCAATACTTCTATCATTTTTGTTCCGGCACGTTTTGCGGCAGATGCCATTATGGAGGCAGCAGATGCGGGCATCCGGTTAATTGTCTGTATTGCGGAAGGAATCCCCACGCTGGATGTAATTAAGGCGCACCAGTTTGTCGAACAAAAAGGTGCTATGCTGATCGGCCCCAACTGTCCGGGACTGATCTCTCCGGGAAAAAGCATGGTAGGCATTTTACCGGGACAGGTCTTTTTAGAAGGAAATGTCGGAGTTATCAGCCGTAGCGGAACACTTACTTACGAGATTGTGTATCACTTAACAGCTAATGGTATGGGACAATCCACCGCTATCGGCATCGGGGGCGATCCTGTTGTAGGTCTTCATTTCCGTCAACTGCTGGAGATGTTCCAAAATGATCCGGAAACAGAAGCAATCGTTCTGATTGGAGAGATTGGAGGAAACGCAGAAGAACAAGCGGCTGAATATATCCGCAATAATGTAACCAAACCTGTAGTGGCATTTATTGCAGGACAATCAGCTCCTCCGGGGAAGCAGATGGGACATGCAGGAGCTATCATTTCGGGAAGTTCCGGTTCGGCAAAAGAGAAGATTGAATCTTTAGAAGCTGCCGGTATCCGGGTAGCACAAAAACCTTCGGATATACCGAAATTATTGAAAAGATAA
- the fabD gene encoding ACP S-malonyltransferase, whose translation MKAFVFPGQGAQFVGMGKDLYENSALAKELFEKANDILGYRITDIMFDGTDEDLRQTKVTQPAVFLHSVISALCMGDDFKPEMTAGHSLGEFSALVAAGALSFEDGLKLVYARAMAMQKACEATPSTMAAIIALPDEKVEEICAAVNAEGEVCVPANYNCPGQIVISGSVPGIEKACELMKAAGAKRALPLKVGGAFHSPLMDPAKVELEAAIKATEIHTPKCPVYQNVDALPHTDPAEIKKNLVAQLTASVRWTQSVKNMVADGATDFTECGPGAVLQGLIKKIDGTVNAHGIA comes from the coding sequence ATGAAAGCATTTGTATTTCCCGGTCAAGGCGCTCAATTTGTAGGAATGGGTAAAGACCTGTATGAAAACTCAGCTTTAGCAAAAGAATTGTTTGAAAAAGCAAATGATATCCTCGGATATCGCATTACAGATATCATGTTCGACGGCACAGACGAAGATCTTCGTCAGACAAAGGTTACTCAGCCTGCCGTATTCCTTCACTCTGTTATCTCTGCTCTTTGCATGGGTGATGACTTCAAACCGGAAATGACTGCCGGCCACTCACTTGGTGAGTTCTCTGCATTGGTTGCTGCCGGTGCATTGAGTTTTGAAGATGGATTGAAGCTTGTGTATGCACGTGCAATGGCTATGCAGAAAGCTTGCGAAGCTACTCCTTCCACCATGGCTGCTATTATCGCATTGCCGGATGAAAAAGTAGAAGAAATCTGTGCAGCAGTAAATGCAGAAGGTGAAGTTTGCGTACCGGCCAACTACAACTGTCCGGGACAAATCGTTATCTCCGGCTCTGTACCGGGTATCGAAAAGGCTTGCGAACTGATGAAAGCTGCCGGAGCCAAACGTGCTCTTCCGCTGAAAGTGGGTGGTGCTTTCCATTCTCCATTGATGGACCCTGCCAAAGTTGAATTGGAAGCTGCTATCAAGGCTACGGAAATTCATACTCCTAAATGTCCGGTATATCAGAATGTAGACGCACTTCCTCACACTGATCCTGCAGAAATCAAAAAGAACCTGGTTGCCCAGCTGACTGCTTCCGTACGCTGGACACAGTCTGTTAAGAATATGGTTGCCGACGGTGCTACTGATTTTACAGAATGTGGCCCGGGTGCAGTACTTCAAGGACTGATTAAGAAAATTGACGGTACTGTCAACGCTCACGGTATTGCATAA
- a CDS encoding xylulokinase has protein sequence MFLLGYDIGSSSVKASLVNAETGKCVSSAFFPKTEANIIAVNPGWAEQDPESWWENLKLSTQAIMTESGVSAAEIKAIGISYQMHGLVCVDKNQHVLRPAIIWCDSRAVPYGQKAFETIGEERCLSHLLNSPGNFTASKLAWIKENEPAIYEQIDKIMLPGDYIAMKLSGEICTTVSGLSEGMFWDFKNNRVADFLMDYYGFDSSLIADIKPTFAEQGRVNAIAAKELGLKEGTPITYRAGDQPNNALSLNVFNPGEIASTAGTSGVVYGVNGEVNYDPQSRVNTFAHVNHTIDQTRLGVLLCINGTGILNSWVKRNIAPEGISYNEMNVLASKAPIGSAGISILPFGNGAERMLNNKEIGCSIRGLDFNAHGKHHIIRAAQEGIVFSFKYGIDIMEQMGIPVKMIHAGHANMFLSSIFRDTLAGVTGATIELYDTDGSVGAAKGAGIGAGIYKDNNEAFATLDKLDVIEPNVAKRQEYADAYAKWKYRLEKSMTGNIPAPVLSSDK, from the coding sequence ATGTTTCTATTAGGTTATGACATAGGTAGCTCGTCTGTAAAAGCGAGTTTGGTAAATGCGGAGACTGGTAAATGTGTATCCTCGGCATTTTTTCCGAAAACAGAAGCGAATATTATTGCAGTGAATCCCGGATGGGCGGAACAAGATCCTGAAAGTTGGTGGGAAAACTTAAAGTTGTCCACGCAGGCTATTATGACCGAATCCGGAGTGAGTGCCGCTGAAATTAAAGCCATCGGTATCTCTTATCAGATGCACGGATTGGTTTGTGTTGATAAGAATCAGCATGTATTGCGTCCTGCTATCATCTGGTGTGACTCTCGTGCGGTGCCATACGGTCAGAAAGCGTTTGAGACAATCGGGGAGGAGAGATGTCTTTCTCATTTGTTGAACTCACCGGGGAATTTTACTGCTTCCAAGTTGGCGTGGATTAAAGAAAACGAACCGGCCATCTATGAGCAGATTGATAAGATAATGCTGCCGGGCGATTATATTGCCATGAAGTTGAGTGGAGAAATCTGTACAACTGTTTCCGGGCTTTCGGAAGGTATGTTCTGGGATTTCAAGAACAATCGGGTGGCTGATTTCTTAATGGATTATTACGGATTTGATTCTTCTTTGATTGCAGATATTAAACCGACTTTTGCTGAACAAGGACGTGTAAATGCAATAGCTGCCAAAGAGCTTGGACTGAAAGAAGGAACACCGATTACCTATCGTGCAGGCGACCAGCCTAACAATGCCCTTTCTTTGAATGTGTTTAATCCGGGAGAGATTGCTTCTACGGCAGGAACATCGGGAGTGGTTTATGGCGTGAATGGTGAAGTGAACTATGATCCGCAGTCACGCGTCAATACCTTTGCGCATGTCAATCATACCATAGATCAGACACGTTTGGGAGTATTGCTTTGCATCAACGGAACGGGTATTCTCAATTCATGGGTAAAACGCAACATTGCTCCCGAAGGAATATCTTATAATGAAATGAATGTGTTGGCTTCCAAAGCTCCTATCGGCAGTGCGGGAATCAGTATTCTGCCCTTTGGTAACGGTGCCGAACGTATGCTGAACAATAAGGAAATCGGTTGCAGCATACGTGGACTGGACTTCAATGCACATGGCAAACACCACATTATCCGTGCCGCTCAAGAAGGTATTGTATTCTCTTTTAAATATGGCATTGATATCATGGAGCAAATGGGAATTCCTGTGAAGATGATCCATGCCGGACACGCTAATATGTTCTTGAGTTCTATCTTCCGCGATACTTTGGCGGGAGTCACAGGAGCTACTATCGAGCTTTACGATACGGATGGTTCCGTAGGCGCTGCGAAAGGTGCGGGCATCGGTGCAGGTATCTATAAGGATAACAATGAGGCATTTGCTACGCTTGACAAACTGGATGTGATTGAACCTAATGTGGCAAAACGCCAAGAATATGCTGACGCGTATGCAAAAT
- a CDS encoding NUDIX hydrolase: MQNLQKNTPLANNHISVDCVVIGFDGEQLKVLLVKRAGEDNGEVYHDMKLPGSLIYMDEALDEAAQRVLYELTGLKNVNLMQFKAFGSKNRTSNPKDVRWLERAMQSKVERIVTIAYLSMVKIDRTLDKNLDDHQACWVALKDVKTLAFDHNLIIKEAMTYIRQFVEFNPSMLFELLPRKFTAAQLRTLFELVYDKAVDVRNFHKKIAMMEYVVPLEEKQQGVAHRAARYYKFDKKIYNKVRR; encoded by the coding sequence ATGCAAAATTTACAGAAAAATACACCTTTAGCAAACAATCATATATCAGTAGACTGTGTAGTGATTGGTTTTGACGGAGAACAACTGAAAGTGTTGCTTGTAAAACGTGCAGGTGAGGATAATGGAGAAGTATATCATGATATGAAACTTCCCGGAAGTCTTATCTATATGGATGAAGCCTTGGATGAAGCTGCACAACGAGTTTTGTATGAACTGACAGGACTTAAAAATGTGAATCTGATGCAGTTTAAAGCATTTGGTTCTAAAAACAGAACGAGTAATCCGAAAGATGTACGTTGGTTGGAAAGAGCTATGCAGTCAAAAGTGGAGCGTATTGTTACCATTGCATATTTGTCGATGGTGAAGATAGATCGTACGTTGGATAAGAATCTGGACGATCACCAGGCTTGCTGGGTCGCTTTGAAAGACGTGAAAACACTGGCTTTCGACCATAATCTGATTATAAAGGAGGCAATGACTTATATTCGTCAGTTCGTAGAATTTAATCCTTCCATGTTGTTCGAACTGCTTCCGCGTAAATTTACAGCCGCACAATTAAGGACTCTTTTTGAATTAGTATATGACAAAGCCGTGGACGTGCGTAACTTCCATAAAAAAATAGCAATGATGGAATATGTAGTTCCTTTGGAAGAAAAACAACAAGGAGTGGCTCACCGTGCTGCCCGTTATTATAAATTTGATAAGAAGATATATAATAAGGTAAGGAGGTAA